A genomic window from Gossypium hirsutum isolate 1008001.06 chromosome D10, Gossypium_hirsutum_v2.1, whole genome shotgun sequence includes:
- the LOC107916458 gene encoding phospholipase A1-Igamma1, chloroplastic: MALSTMIHTHLPPALSGGGMNRISAVFVHQGVASDTKLNRGARRLAESLTTLLNLNIEPLCSRKNLQYSNWDSFDDEKHNTPTTSPKEMIADKWRELHGSSDWEKLLDPLHPWLRREIVKYGEFAQATYDAFDFDSFSEYCGSCRYNRNKLFEKLGLSKNGYKVTKYIYAMSAIEMPQWLERSRLMDTWSKDSNWMGYVAVSDDEETRRIGRRDIVVAWRGTVAPSEWYEDFQRNLEPIGIGDAKVEHGFLSIYTSKNEFTRYNKSSASEQVMKEVTKLVQFYQGQGEEVSLTITGHSLGGALALLNAYEAAVNFPGLAVSVVSFGAPRVGNSAFRAELDDLGVKTLRVVVKQDLVPRMPGIVFNESLQRFDDITGTLEWVYTHVGAELKLDVSSSPYLKRGFNPLGFHSLETYLHLVDGYLSAESAFRSSARRDVTLVNKACDMLVDELRIPQCWYQLANKGLVCNKHGRWVKPRREPEDIPSPTGEQAHDLSLRIEMQESYKCCMQAKNLAIC, from the coding sequence ATGGCCCTTTCAACAATGATCCATACCCATCTCCCACCAGCCCTCAGCGGTGGTGGGATGAATCGGATTTCTGCTGTTTTTGTTCATCAAGGAGTTGCTTCCGATACCAAACTCAATAGGGGTGCTCGACGTTTAGCTGAATCGTTGACTACCCTTCTTAATCTCAATATCGAACCTCTTTGTTCGAGGAAAAATCTTCAATATTCCAATTGGGATTCGTTTGATGATGAGAAACATAACACCCCAACGACGTCTCCCAAGGAGATGATTGCCGATAAGTGGCGTGAGCTTCATGGTTCTTCGGATTGGGAGAAGCTTTTAGACCCACTTCATCCATGGCTACGGCGAGAAATCGTTAAGTACGGCGAGTTTGCTCAAGCGACTTACGATGCTTTCGACTTTGATTCTTTCTCGGAGTATTGTGGGAGTTGCAGGTATAATCGTAACAAGTTGTTTGAGAAACTGGGGCTGAGTAAAAATGGTTACAAGGTGACTAAGTACATCTACGCTATGTCCGCCATTGAAATGCCACAGTGGTTGGAAAGGTCACGGTTGATGGACACATGGAGCAAAGATTCCAACTGGATGGGTTACGTGGCCGTTAGCGACGACGAGGAGACACGTAGGATCGGACGGAGGGATATCGTGGTGGCGTGGCGAGGGACGGTGGCGCCGTCTGAATGGTACGAGGATTTTCAAAGGAACTTGGAACCGATAGGGATCGGAGATGCTAAGGTTGAGCATGGATTCCTAAGCATTTACACTTCCAAGAATGAATTCACAAGGTACAATAAGTCAAGTGCTTCAGAGCAAGTTATGAAAGAAGTGACCAAGTTGGTGCAATTCTATCAAGGACAAGGAGAAGAAGTGAGTTTAACGATAACCGGGCACAGCTTAGGCGGTGCATTGGCACTGCTCAATGCCTATGAAGCCGCCGTGAATTTCCCGGGCCTCGCGGTTAGTGTGGTTTCCTTCGGTGCACCTAGAGTGGGCAACAGCGCCTTTCGAGCCGAGCTCGATGATTTAGGAGTTAAAACTTTGAGAGTGGTAGTTAAGCAAGATTTAGTCCCTAGAATGCCAGGGATTGTTTTCAATGAGAGTTTACAGAGGTTTGATGATATAACAGGAACATTAGAATGGGTTTATACACATGTAGGAGCTGAATTGAAGCTTGATGTTAGTTCATCACCTTACCTTAAACGTGGATTCAATCCGTTGGGATTTCATAGCCTCGAGACGTACCTTCATCTTGTCGATGGGTACCTTAGTGCCGAGTCTGCATTTCGGTCCAGTGCTCGTAGGGATGTTACCTTGGTGAACAAGGCATGTGATATGTTGGTGGATGAACTAAGGATCCCTCAATGCTGGTACCAATTGGCTAACAAAGGGTTGGTATGTAATAAACATGGCAGATGGGTTAAACCAAGAAGAGAACCTGAAGACATTCCTTCACCAACCGGAGAACAAGCACATGACCTTAGTCTCAGAATTGAGATGCAAGAAAGTTATAAATGTTGTATGCAAGCTAAAAACTTAGCTATATGTTGA
- the LOC107916461 gene encoding phospholipase A1-Igamma1, chloroplastic, whose protein sequence is MEKMELSPMRNMAKQKPEKPRRTKRVWRLKLNVTWQRMKKALKSGLRNRLRVHLASNLNKLPTLKINHHDLAIIRPIQHVMKKKKPIRPTMPLEKLIQLPYTAADFVDRGDAMTPTKSPVENISTRWRELHGLHNWEGLIEPLHPWLRREVVKYGEFVEATYDAFDFDPLSEFCGSCRYNPNKLFEELGLTKHGYKVTKYIYAMSHVDVPEWFERSHCTWSKDSNWMGYVAVSGDAETTRIGRRDILVAWRGTVAPTEWYSDLKTSLQRLGKTNIKVQSGFLGVYCSKGEFTRYNKLSASEQVMEEIRRLITFFRDRGEEVSLTLCGHSLGGALALLNAYDAATYFPDLFISVISYAAPRVGNIHFKEKLNELGVKTLRVVVKQDIVPKLPGFILNTILNKFTAITGRLKWIYRHVGTQLKLNMLHSPYLRRDPDYTGCHNLEIYLHLLDGYVSKTSKFRWNARRDVALVNKSTNMLITELKIPECWYERPFKGLVLNQYGRWVKPGRQAEHIPSPLRIESCQEPPPF, encoded by the coding sequence atggaGAAAATGGAATTGTCACCAATGAGAAATATGGCTAAACAGAAGCCAGAAAAGCCAAGAAGAACTAAAAGGGTGTGGAGATTGAAGCTCAACGTTACATGGCAGCGTATGAAGAAGGCCTTGAAATCTGGTCTGAGGAACCGTCTTCGTGTTCATCTTGCTTCCAATCTTAACAAGCTCCCAACCTTGAAAATCAACCACCATGATCTTGCCATCATTAGGCCGATCCAACACGTGATGAAAAAGAAGAAGCCGATCCGTCCCACGATGCCGTTGGAGAAGCTCATTCAGTTGCCGTACACAGCGGCTGATTTCGTCGACCGAGGGGATGCTATGACGCCTACTAAGTCACCTGTCGAGAATATATCCACGAGATGGCGTGAGCTTCACGGTTTGCATAACTGGGAGGGGCTTATTGAGCCACTCCATCCTTGGTTGAGACGGGAGGTTGTCAAGTACGGAGAGTTCGTTGAGGCGACTTACGATGCTTTTGATTTCGATCCATTATCGGAGTTTTGTGGAAGCTGTAGGTACAACCCGAATAAACTGTTTGAAGAACTAGGACTTACTAAACATGGTTACAAGGTTACCAAGTACATTTATGCTATGTCCCATGTCGATGTTCCCGAATGGTTCGAGAGGTCACATTGTACTTGGAGCAAGGATTCGAACTGGATGGGGTACGTTGCGGTTAGTGGTGATGCTGAAACCACGAGAATAGGGAGGCGAGATATCCTCGTGGCTTGGCGGGGCACGGTGGCTCCAACCGAGTGGTATAGTGACTTAAAAACAAGCCTGCAACGTCTTGGCAAGACCAATATCAAGGTCCAAAGTGGATTCCTCGGCGTCTACTGCTCCAAAGGTGAGTTCACTAGGTACAACAAGTTGAGTGCATCCGAACAAGTCATGGAAGAAATCCGAAGGCTCATAACGTTTTTCCGAGACAGAGGCGAGGAAGTGAGCTTAACGCTCTGTGGCCATAGTCTCGGTGGTGCCTTGGCACTCCTCAATGCCTACGACGCCGCAACTTACTTCCCTGACCTCTTCATCAGCGTCATCTCCTACGCTGCACCAAGAGTTGGGAACATACACTTCAAAGAAAAGCTCAATGAACTAGGAGTCAAGACGCTAAGAGTTGTCGTCAAGCAAGATATAGTCCCAAAATTACCAGGATTCATACTCAACACCATTCTCAACAAATTCACTGCTATCACCGGGAGATTGAAATGGATTTACAGGCACGTCGGCACACAATTAAAGCTCAACATGCTCCATTCCCCCTATTTAAGACGCGATCCTGATTATACAGGGTGTCATAACTTGGAGATATACCTCCATTTGTTAGATGGATATGTTAGCAAGACATCAAAGTTCCGTTGGAATGCGAGACGAGACGTTGCCTTGGTGAACAAGTCAACTAATATGCTGATAACGGAATTAAAAATCCCGGAGTGTTGGTACGAAAGACCGTTCAAGGGCCTTGTGCTGAACCAATACGGAAGATGGGTTAAACCAGGAAGACAAGCTGAGCACATTCCTTCCCCACTTCGTATTGAATCCTGCCAAGAGCCGCCTCCATTTTAG
- the LOC107916460 gene encoding hydroxyproline O-galactosyltransferase GALT2 produces MKRVKCEIPTGRRFKLSHFLLGLGGLYLIFIAFKFPYFLEIAAVLSGEDSYDGWNGKVVGDVNDGDLSKPLVNSVYKDMFHRKLEDELTQDAPMRPTEEPLEEGRDGVQPIKPLKHLYGRITGEVMRRMNKTSELSVLERMADEAWTLGLKAWEEVDEFDGKEIGQSSLFDGKPESCPSWLSVNGEDLASGDRLMFLPCGLKAGSSITVVGTPRYAHQEYVPQLAKTRGGNGLVMVSQFMVELQGLQSVDGEAPPKILHLNPRLKGDWSRKPVIEHNTCYRMHWGTAQRCDGLPSKDDEDMLVDGYRRCEKWIRNDVVDSKESKTTSWFGRFIGRAQKPEVTWPFPFAEGRLFILTLRAGVDGYHIIVGGRHVTSFAYRTGFSLEDATGLAIKGDVDIHSVYATSLPTSHPSFSPQRVLEMSPKWKASPLPKRSIRLFIGILSATNHFAERMAVRQTWMQSSAIKSLDVVVRFFVALNPRKEVNAVLKKEAAYFGDIVILPFMDRYELVVLKTIAICEFGVQNVTAAYIMKCDDDTFVRVDSVLKQIDRISPKRSLYMGNLNLLHRPLRNGKWAVTYEEWPEEVYPPYANGPGYIISSDIAKFIVSQHADQKLRLFKMEDVSMGMWVEQFNQSTTVQYSHSWKFCQYGCMVDYYTAHYQSPRQMICLWDKLSRGQARCCNFR; encoded by the exons ATGAAGAGGGTAAAATGTGAAATCCCCACTGGGAGGAGATTCAAGTTGTCTCATTTCTTGTTGGGTTTAGGAGGATTATACTTAATCTTCATAGCTTTTAAGTTTCCATATTTTTTGGAGATAGCAGCAGTTTTGAGTGGAGAGGATAGCTATGATGGATGGAATGGGAAAGTGGTTGGGGATGTTAATGATGGAGATTTGAGTAAACCCTTGGTTAATTCTGTTTATAAAGATATGTTTCACCGGAAATTAGAGGATGAGCTAACGCAGGATGCACCTATGAGGCCTACTGAGGAACCTTTAGAGGAAGGGAGAGATGGAGTACAGCCTATTAAGCCACTTAAGCATCTATATGGTCGAATAACAGGTGAGGTTATGCGGCGAATGAATAAAACTAGTGAATTGTCAGTGCTCGAGAGAATGGCTGATGAGGCTTGGACTTTGGGATTAAAGGCATGGGAAGAAGTTGATGAGTTTGATGGAAAGGAGATTGGACAGAGTTCTTTGTTTGATGGGAAGCCCGAGTCATGTCCTTCATGGTTATCTGTCAATGGAGAAGATTTGGCAAGTGGGGACAGGCTAATGTTCCTTCCATGTGGTCTAAAAGCAGGTTCTTCAATTACAGTCGTTGGCACTCCTCGATATGCTCATCAGGAGTACGTACCCCAGCTTGCAAAAACGAGGGGTGGTAATGGCCTAGTGATGGTTTCACAGTTTATGGTTGAGTTGCAAGGATTGCAGTCTGTGGATGGGGAAGCTCCACCAAAGATTTTACATTTGAATCCTCGATTGAAAGGAGATTGGAGCCGCAAGCCAGTCATTGAGCATAATACATGTTATAGAATGCATTGGGGTACGGCTCAAAGATGTGATGGTTTGCCATCCAAGGACGATGAAGACATGCTCG TTGATGGATATCGAAGATGTGAAAAATGGATCCGGAATGATGTTGTAGACTCGAAAGAGTCCAAGACAACTTCTTGGTTTGGACGGTTCATTGGAAGGGCACAGAAACCAGAAGTTACCTGGCCATTTCCTTTTGCAGAGGGCAGGCTTTTTATCCTGACTCTGCGTGCTGGTGTTGATGGATACCATATCATTGTTGGGGGTCGACATGTGACTTCATTTGCATATCGTACG GGTTTTTCACTTGAAGATGCAACAGGGCTGGCCATAAAAGGAGATGTGGACATTCATTCTGTTTATGCAACCTCTCTTCCCACCTCTCATCCAAGTTTTTCCCCCCAAAGAGTACTGGAAATGTCACCAAAATGGAAAGCTTCTCCCTTGCCTAAGAGATCTATTCGACTTTTTATTGGGATTCTCTCTGCTACTAATCACTTTGCAGAACGCATGGCAGTTAGACAAACTTGGATGCAATCTTCAGCCATCAAGTCTTTAGATGTAGTGGTCCGTTTCTTTGTTGCGCTG AATCCTAGGAAGGAGGTGAATGCAGTGCTGAAGAAGGAGGCAGCTTATTTTGGTGATATTGTAATTTTGCCATTTATGGACCGCTATGAGCTTGTGGTTCTTAAAACTATTGCAATTTGTGAATTTGGG GTGCAGAATGTGACTGCTGCTTACATCATGAAATGTGATGATGACACATTTGTTAGAGTTGACAGTGTCTTGAAACAAATTGATCGTATCTCTCCTAAAAGGTCACTTTATATGGGCAATCTCAACCTTCTGCACCGCCCTTTGAGAAATGGAAAGTGGGCCGTTACCTATGAG GAGTGGCCAGAAGAAGTTTATCCTCCCTATGCCAATGGACCTGGATACATTATTTCCAGTGATATTGCCAAGTTTATTGTCTCACAACATGCCGATCAAAAATTAAGG CTTTTCAAGATGGAGGATGTGAGTATGGGAATGTGGGTCGAACAATTTAACCAGTCGACGACTGTCCAATACTCCCATAGTTGGAAGTTCTGTCAATACGGATGCATGGTAGACTATTATACTGCACATTACCAATCCCCTAGGCAGATGATTTGTCTTTGGGACAAACTTTCTAGAGGTCAGGCACGCTGTTGCAACTTCAGATGA